A single genomic interval of Corylus avellana chromosome ca10, CavTom2PMs-1.0 harbors:
- the LOC132162973 gene encoding protein CNGC15b-like: protein MGHSNSRLKRVQDDVEMGNLPGISGDEVMMNLNNRKETGKCFKAKVLSRVFSEDYEKEKSKILDPRGKAISQWSKIFLAACLVSLFVDPLFLFIPEVRVPPAVCIQNGTTPKISLTIIRSMCDVFYVIHMFVRFHTAYVAPSSRVFGRGELIIDPSKVAFRYLRRDFWIDLIAALPLPQVLTWVVIPNIGGSVVAVKKISLWFIMMIQYLPRVLLIYPLSSQIVDATGVVSETAWAGAAYNLMLYLLGSHISGAWWYILSVQRQEACWRSACNLEQSIGCQNVFFDCRRVNDLPRLNWVNSTNVTNLCDPNANFYQYGIYANAVTSNVIGSGFFNKYFYGLWWGLQQLSSTGQNLTTTTYIGEILFTISVATQGLVLFALFIGNMQRYLQSTTLRLEEWRIRRTDTEQWMHHRQLPPELRQSVREYDQYKWLATRGVHEEELLNTLPTDLRREIKRHLCLSLVRRVPLFNQMDETILDVICERLKPALCTKSMVLVREGDPVNQMLFVIRGHLDSCTTDGGRSDFYNSCRIGPGDFCGEELLNWALDPRPHVILPSSTRTVKAITEVEAFALVAEDLKFVASQFRRLHSKQLRHTFRFYSHQWRAWAACFIQAAWRRNRKFKQMAHPHAPGESAKESFWSRYADDLLKRTRSRLAGTHSARMDSNVVNSLQKPPEPYFD from the exons ATGGGTCACAGTAATTCGAGGCTCAAAAG aGTTCAAGATGATGTGGAAATGGGAAACCTACCAGGAATCAGTGGAGATGAAGTGATGATGAATCTAAATAACAGGAAGGAGACGGGAAAATGTTTCAAAGCCAAAGTCCTAAGCAGAGTATTTTCCGAGGACTACGAGAAGGAGAAGAGCAAGATTCTGGACCCACGAGGAAAAGCCATCAGCCAATGGAGCAAGATATTCTTAGCGGCATGTCTTGTCTCTTTGTTCGTGGATCCACTGTTTTTGTTCATCCCGGAAGTGAGAGTGCCGCCGGCGGTCTGCATACAAAATGGGACGACGCCCAAAATCAGCCTCACAATCATACGATCCATGTGTGATGTCTTTTACGTCATTCACATGTTTGTTCGGTTCCATACAGCCTACGTGGCACCTTCTTCCCGCGTGTTTGGGAGAGGGGAGCTCATCATTGATCCTTCCAAGGTTGCCTTCAGGTACCTCCGAAGAGACTTCTGGATCGATCTCATCGCTGCCCTGCCCCTTCCTCAG GTGTTAACTTGGGTAGTTATACCTAATATTGGCGGAAGTGTAGTGGCAGTGAAAAAGATATCTCTTTGGTTTATAATGATGATCCAATACCTTCCAAGAGTGCTTCTTATTTATCCTCTCTCATCCCAAATTGTTGATGCAACTGGTGTTGTCAGTGAAACAGCATGGGCAGGAGCTGCTTACAATCTTATGCTTTACCTTTTAGGGAGCCAT ATTTCAGGGGCATGGTGGTACATTCTATCAGTTCAGCGACAAGAAGCATGCTGGAGAAGTGCGTGCAATTTGGAGCAATCAATAGGTTGCCAAAACGTCTTCTTCGATTGCCGCAGGGTTAACGACCTTCCAAGGCTTAACTGGGTCAACTCAACAAATGTCACAAATCTATGCGATCCAAATGCTAACTTTTATCAGTACGGTATATATGCAAATGCAGTGACCTCAAATGTTATTGGCTCTGGTTTCTTCAACAAGTACTTTTACGGTTTGTGGTGGGGCTTGCAGCAGTTGAG TTCTACAGGACAAAATCTTACTACAACCACTTACATTGGAGAGATACTTTTCACCATCAGTGTCGCCACCCAAGGTCTGGTTCTGTTTGCGCTCTTCATTGGGAATATGCAA AGATACCTGCAATCAACAACACTGCGGCTAGAAGAGTGGAGGATAAGGAGAACTGATACAGAGCAATGGATGCATCACAGGCAATTGCCGCCGGAGCTAAGGCAATCTGTTCGGGAGTACGATCAATATAAGTGGTTGGCTACTAGAGGGGTGCATGAAGAAGAGCTTCTCAATACCCTCCCTACTGATCTCCGGCGAGAAATCAAACGTCATCTCTGCCTCTCTTTAGTCCGACGA gtcccactgttcaatcaaatGGATGAAACAATACTAGACGTGATATGCGAGAGGCTTAAGCCAGCATTGTGCACGAAAAGCATGGTCCTTGTGCGGGAAGGCGATCCTGTGAATCAGATGCTCTTCGTAATTCGAGGGCATCTTGACTCTTGCACCACCGATGGTGGCCGCTCCGATTTCTACAACTCCTGCCGGATAGGCCCCGGTGATTTCTGCGGTGAAGAGCTGCTTAACTGGGCTTTAGACCCGCGCCCGCACGTCATCCTTCCGTCGTCCACAAGAACGGTGAAGGCCATAACTGAAGTAGAGGCGTTTGCTCTTGTAGCAGAGGACTTGAAATTTGTGGCCTCCCAATTTCGGAGACTGCATAGCAAACAGCTTAGACACACTTTCAGGTTCTACTCGCATCAATGGCGGGCGTGGGCGGCGTGTTTCATACAGGCAGCGTGGCGCAGGAATAGAAAGTTTAAGCAAATGGCTCACCCCCATGCTCCTGGGGAGAGTGCAAAGGAGTCGTTCTGGTCCAGGTATGCGGACGATCTATTGAAGAGGACGAGAAGTAGGCTGGCTGGCACCCACTCTGCTCGAATGGATTCCAATGTTGTCAACTCGCTGCAGAAGCCCCCAGAGCCTTATTTTGATTGA